The following coding sequences are from one Thermostaphylospora chromogena window:
- a CDS encoding hydrogenase maturation protease, whose product MDADLGDQTAAGRGRRVLVAGVGNVFLGDDGFGVAVAERLAQVPLPPAVRVADYGIRGVHLAYDILDDRPDTLIIVDAVPLEEAPGTLAVMEVDHGGDEEAVPAVDGHGLDPRSVLRLVRELGGRLRRVLVVGCRPAVLEESMGLSPAVAEAVDRAVPLVADLARAHVAGPAASAQTARETGME is encoded by the coding sequence ATGGACGCTGACCTGGGCGACCAGACCGCCGCCGGCCGGGGGCGGCGGGTGCTCGTGGCGGGCGTCGGCAACGTGTTCCTCGGCGACGACGGCTTCGGGGTCGCGGTCGCCGAGCGGCTGGCGCAGGTGCCGCTGCCGCCGGCCGTGCGGGTCGCCGACTACGGCATCCGCGGCGTCCACCTGGCCTACGACATCCTCGACGACCGCCCCGACACGCTGATCATCGTCGACGCCGTCCCGCTCGAGGAGGCGCCCGGCACGCTGGCCGTCATGGAGGTCGACCACGGCGGAGACGAGGAGGCGGTGCCCGCGGTGGACGGCCACGGACTGGACCCGCGCAGCGTGCTCCGCCTGGTGCGCGAGCTGGGCGGACGGCTGAGGCGGGTGCTCGTCGTCGGCTGCCGCCCCGCCGTGTTGGAGGAGTCGATGGGCCTGTCGCCCGCGGTCGCCGAGGCGGTGGACCGGGCGGTTCCCCTGGTGGCGGACCTGGCCCGCGCCCACGTCGCGGGACCGGCCGCTTCGGCGCAGACGGCGCGCGAGACAGGAATGGAGTGA